The following coding sequences lie in one Halomonas sp. 'Soap Lake #6' genomic window:
- a CDS encoding NUDIX domain-containing protein, giving the protein MASNPNFSAPSSSAPISSKLDATKRDRLSPPQLGRNDVELLKRDTLYQGFFRLEALELRHRLFEGGWSDAMRREVHNRHDAVGILLYDPARDALVLVEQFRAGAIDDPLSPWKLELVAGLADKDEPLEEVARREALEEAGCHVGQLTKLHTYYPSPGACNERVTLFFGLVDSQGLGGVHGLDEEHEDIRVHVVDYPTVWELLEQGRLDNAMCLIALYWLAGQRASLRAASYRAAIPSTDIKRT; this is encoded by the coding sequence ATGGCGTCTAACCCTAATTTTTCAGCGCCTAGTTCCTCAGCGCCCATCTCTTCTAAGCTCGACGCTACCAAGCGTGATAGATTGTCGCCGCCTCAGCTTGGGCGCAATGATGTCGAGCTCCTTAAGCGCGATACGCTCTACCAAGGCTTTTTTCGTCTTGAAGCGCTGGAGCTACGCCACCGCCTGTTTGAAGGTGGTTGGAGCGACGCTATGCGCCGTGAAGTGCATAACCGTCATGATGCGGTAGGTATTCTACTGTACGATCCGGCTCGCGATGCGTTAGTGCTTGTAGAGCAGTTTCGCGCTGGTGCAATTGACGACCCACTTTCCCCTTGGAAGCTAGAGCTAGTGGCTGGACTCGCGGATAAGGATGAGCCGCTTGAAGAGGTCGCCCGTCGTGAGGCGCTGGAGGAAGCAGGTTGTCACGTTGGTCAGCTTACTAAGCTGCACACCTACTACCCAAGCCCCGGCGCCTGCAACGAACGCGTGACGCTATTTTTTGGGCTGGTTGATAGTCAAGGGTTAGGTGGTGTTCATGGCCTGGATGAGGAGCACGAGGATATTCGTGTTCATGTGGTGGATTATCCCACCGTATGGGAACTCCTGGAGCAGGGGCGACTCGACAACGCTATGTGTTTGATTGCGCTGTATTGGCTGGCGGGGCAGCGTGCCTCACTGCGTGCAGCCTCTTATCGTGCCGCTATACCCAGCACTGATATTAAGCGAACCTGA
- a CDS encoding DUF1249 domain-containing protein translates to MARTAYVTDLKSLQGECSANYLRLIRLVGDMETGQRRDIALRGDNQYFGDLHLYIQEQAPYTTMVDVSQSGPLDSVIEGPRMRVHLYHDVRMAEVTDFQRERHFSGRYRYPNARMHQPDEKLQLNRFLGEWLAHGLAHGHACNVPEMP, encoded by the coding sequence ATGGCCAGAACCGCCTATGTCACCGATTTAAAATCCCTACAAGGTGAGTGCAGTGCTAATTATTTGCGCTTGATTCGCCTGGTGGGTGATATGGAGACCGGTCAGCGCCGTGATATTGCTCTGCGCGGCGATAACCAGTATTTCGGGGACCTGCATCTCTATATTCAAGAGCAGGCACCTTATACCACTATGGTGGATGTGTCCCAGAGCGGCCCGCTTGACTCGGTGATTGAAGGGCCAAGAATGCGTGTTCACCTTTACCATGATGTACGGATGGCGGAAGTGACAGACTTTCAGCGTGAACGCCATTTTAGCGGCCGCTATCGCTATCCTAATGCCAGGATGCATCAGCCCGACGAAAAACTGCAGCTCAATCGATTTTTGGGTGAGTGGCTGGCCCATGGTTTGGCTCATGGGCACGCCTGTAATGTGCCGGAGATGCCCTAA
- a CDS encoding phosphodiesterase, whose amino-acid sequence MRLVQITDAHLHADKKARSRAGVPWRQFQQVLECVIAERPDIVVFTGDVSQDETAASYALACQALATLPCPWFWIPGNHDQPELMLAEHPLLEEVDLEQWRLLLLNTRVEGRAYGRLGSEQLSTLAAQLEDDNRPTLIAMHHPPVAVGAAWMDAIGLQDRDAFWQVLSAYPQVKIVLFGHAHQAYAQKHCVAGAEIGVYGCPALADQFMPNSESFAVDEASRPGYRVIDLHGAEWQTWIERVGV is encoded by the coding sequence ATGCGGTTGGTTCAAATTACGGATGCTCACTTGCACGCTGACAAAAAAGCGCGTTCCAGAGCGGGTGTCCCCTGGCGCCAGTTTCAACAGGTACTTGAGTGTGTGATCGCAGAGCGTCCTGACATCGTGGTGTTTACTGGTGATGTCAGCCAGGATGAAACAGCTGCCTCCTACGCGCTGGCTTGCCAGGCGCTTGCCACGTTACCTTGCCCGTGGTTCTGGATTCCTGGCAACCACGACCAGCCTGAGCTAATGCTGGCGGAGCACCCACTACTGGAAGAAGTGGATTTAGAGCAGTGGCGCCTCCTGCTGTTGAATACCAGAGTGGAGGGGCGCGCTTACGGCAGGCTAGGCAGTGAGCAGCTCTCTACGCTTGCCGCGCAGCTTGAAGACGACAACCGCCCAACATTGATTGCGATGCACCATCCGCCGGTAGCTGTGGGAGCTGCGTGGATGGATGCCATTGGTTTGCAAGATCGCGATGCGTTTTGGCAGGTACTAAGCGCTTACCCCCAAGTGAAGATTGTACTGTTTGGTCATGCTCATCAGGCCTATGCCCAGAAGCATTGTGTAGCGGGGGCAGAAATTGGTGTGTATGGCTGTCCAGCGTTGGCGGACCAGTTCATGCCAAACTCCGAAAGCTTCGCGGTTGATGAAGCCTCAAGGCCAGGCTATCGCGTTATTGATCTGCATGGGGCTGAATGGCAGACCTGGATAGAGCGTGTTGGAGTATAG
- the cysD gene encoding sulfate adenylyltransferase subunit CysD: MNQFSAPSTSRREVPGAPDAARLTHLKQLEAESIHIIREVAAEFSNPVMMYSIGKDSSVMLHLARKAFYPGTPPFPLMHVDTTWKFREMIEFRNRMAEEAGMELIVHTNEEGRAANINPFDHGSAKYTDIMKTQALKQALDKYGFDAAFGGARRDEEASRAKERVYSFRDKYHRWDPKNQRPELWNVYNAKVNKGESIRVFPLSNWTELDIWQYIYLESIPIVPLYYAAKRPVVERDGMQVMVDDDRLPLAPGEVPEEKYVRFRTLGCYPLTGAVESEAATLPEIIQEMLLTRTSERSGRAIDRDQVGSMEKKKREGYF, translated from the coding sequence ATGAACCAGTTTTCTGCGCCGTCGACGTCTCGGCGTGAGGTGCCCGGCGCACCTGATGCAGCGCGTCTGACCCATTTAAAGCAGCTAGAAGCTGAATCGATACATATTATCCGGGAAGTGGCCGCAGAGTTTAGCAATCCGGTCATGATGTATTCTATCGGTAAAGACTCCTCGGTCATGCTGCATTTGGCCCGCAAAGCGTTCTATCCCGGTACACCGCCGTTTCCGTTGATGCATGTGGATACCACCTGGAAGTTTCGGGAAATGATTGAGTTCCGTAACCGCATGGCAGAAGAAGCGGGTATGGAGCTGATCGTGCACACCAACGAAGAGGGGCGGGCCGCTAATATCAACCCCTTCGACCACGGCAGTGCCAAATACACTGACATTATGAAAACCCAGGCGCTGAAGCAGGCTCTGGATAAGTATGGGTTTGATGCTGCCTTTGGTGGCGCACGCCGTGACGAAGAGGCGTCGCGCGCTAAAGAGCGCGTTTACTCCTTCCGCGATAAATACCACCGCTGGGATCCTAAGAACCAGCGTCCTGAACTGTGGAATGTGTATAACGCCAAGGTGAATAAAGGCGAGTCAATCCGTGTGTTTCCGCTCTCTAACTGGACCGAGCTGGATATCTGGCAGTATATCTATCTAGAGTCGATCCCCATTGTGCCGCTTTACTACGCCGCCAAGCGTCCGGTAGTGGAGCGCGATGGCATGCAGGTCATGGTGGATGATGACCGCCTGCCGCTTGCTCCAGGTGAAGTTCCTGAAGAGAAGTATGTTCGGTTCAGGACACTAGGCTGTTACCCGCTAACAGGCGCTGTGGAGTCTGAAGCCGCCACGCTACCGGAAATTATTCAAGAGATGCTGCTGACCCGTACCAGTGAGCGTAGTGGCCGGGCCATTGACCGTGATCAAGTCGGTTCAATGGAGAAGAAAAAGCGCGAGGGTTACTTCTAA
- the cysN gene encoding sulfate adenylyltransferase subunit CysN codes for MAHQSNLIADNIEQYLHEHENKDLLRFITCGSVDDGKSTLIGRLLHDSKMIFEDQLAAITQASKTSGTTGDTVDLALLVDGLQSEREQGITIDVAYRFFSTDKRKFIIADTPGHEQYTRNMATGASTASLAIILIDARYGVQTQTRRHSFIADLLGIQHLVIAVNKMDLVGFSEQRFNEIVAEYRAFATNLQAPDIRFVPMSALNGDNVVNPSEQTPWYFNSGYEGQTLIELLESVEVSRDQNLTDLRLPVQYVNRPNLDFRGYCGTLAAGVLRPGQVVKVLPSGKTSRVARVVTFDGDLDAAYPGQAITVTLEDEIDISRGDWIVSADAELPLSNALTADIVWMHEETLTPGKLYDFKLATRDLSGQVSSIEYQIDVNTLEKHTTSALGLNAIARCEVELTAAIPVDDYRTSPGTGSFIIIDRLTNVTVGAGMIRGAANRSGVAAPTTDWVAFERDLNALVRKHFPHWEAKDIGELFKR; via the coding sequence ATGGCTCACCAGTCCAATTTAATTGCTGATAATATCGAGCAGTACCTGCACGAGCATGAAAACAAAGACCTGCTGCGTTTTATTACCTGCGGCAGTGTAGATGACGGCAAGTCCACGTTGATTGGACGCCTGTTGCACGACTCTAAAATGATCTTCGAAGATCAATTGGCGGCGATTACCCAAGCTTCCAAAACTAGTGGCACCACCGGTGATACGGTGGATTTGGCACTATTGGTTGATGGTCTTCAGTCTGAGCGTGAGCAGGGTATTACCATTGACGTGGCGTACCGCTTTTTCTCCACGGATAAGCGCAAATTTATTATTGCCGATACGCCTGGGCATGAGCAGTACACCCGTAATATGGCCACGGGTGCCTCTACCGCTAGCTTGGCGATTATTCTGATTGATGCCCGTTACGGTGTGCAGACCCAGACCCGTCGCCATAGCTTTATCGCCGATTTGCTGGGTATTCAGCACTTGGTGATTGCGGTTAACAAGATGGATTTGGTGGGGTTCTCCGAGCAGCGCTTTAATGAAATTGTTGCCGAATACCGCGCTTTTGCCACCAACCTGCAAGCTCCGGATATTCGCTTTGTACCTATGTCGGCGCTTAACGGCGACAACGTGGTTAATCCAAGCGAGCAAACACCCTGGTACTTTAACTCGGGCTATGAAGGCCAAACGCTGATTGAACTGCTGGAAAGCGTGGAAGTAAGCCGTGACCAAAACCTCACCGACTTGCGTCTACCTGTTCAGTACGTCAATCGTCCGAATTTGGATTTTCGCGGTTACTGCGGCACCTTGGCCGCGGGCGTGCTGCGCCCTGGCCAGGTGGTGAAAGTATTGCCTTCTGGTAAAACATCACGAGTGGCTCGTGTGGTCACTTTTGATGGCGACTTAGATGCTGCCTACCCGGGCCAGGCAATTACCGTCACATTAGAAGACGAAATTGATATCTCGCGGGGCGACTGGATTGTCAGTGCAGATGCTGAACTACCGCTTTCCAATGCGTTAACCGCAGATATTGTCTGGATGCATGAAGAGACGCTAACGCCAGGTAAGCTTTACGACTTTAAACTGGCCACCCGCGATCTTTCAGGCCAAGTGAGCTCTATTGAGTATCAAATCGACGTTAACACGCTGGAAAAACACACCACCAGTGCGTTGGGCCTCAATGCAATTGCCCGCTGTGAGGTAGAGCTCACCGCTGCCATTCCGGTGGATGACTACCGTACCAGTCCCGGTACAGGCAGTTTTATTATCATTGACCGATTGACCAACGTAACGGTTGGGGCGGGCATGATTCGTGGGGCAGCCAATCGTTCAGGCGTGGCAGCGCCAACGACCGATTGGGTCGCTTTTGAGCGAGATCTCAATGCGCTAGTGCGTAAGCACTTTCCCCACTGGGAGGCCAAAGATATTGGCGAGCTTTTTAAACGCTGA
- a CDS encoding homocysteine S-methyltransferase family protein, with amino-acid sequence MLTILDGGLGRELKRLGAPFQQPEWSALALMEAPETVTQAHRAFVDAGADVITTNAYAVVPFHIGEERFAERGLELASLAGKLARESVTGQPRSVKVAGSLPPLFGSYQPELFDAARAPELLAPLVEGQAPYVDVWLAETLSATEEAKAVAQALGNDQRPRWFSFTLQDADESSQLPCALRSGETIESAVDTVVAAGGEALLFNCSQAEVMEEAIRRARAAVDAKGAELRLGVYANSFVPQSNRIAANSGVSDMRDDLGAEAYAEFAQRWQAAGATMIGGCCGIGPEHIEALVRIARSQA; translated from the coding sequence ATGTTAACTATTCTGGACGGTGGTTTGGGGCGTGAACTGAAGCGTCTGGGTGCGCCGTTTCAGCAACCAGAGTGGTCGGCGTTAGCGTTAATGGAAGCGCCAGAAACGGTGACCCAAGCGCATAGGGCATTTGTTGATGCTGGTGCCGACGTGATTACGACCAATGCCTATGCGGTCGTACCGTTTCATATTGGTGAAGAACGCTTTGCTGAACGTGGTCTTGAGCTGGCTAGCCTGGCTGGGAAATTGGCAAGAGAAAGCGTCACGGGGCAGCCGCGCAGCGTTAAAGTGGCAGGTTCGTTGCCGCCGCTGTTTGGCTCTTACCAGCCAGAGTTATTCGATGCTGCACGTGCGCCAGAACTACTTGCCCCATTGGTTGAAGGACAAGCCCCTTATGTTGATGTTTGGCTTGCTGAAACCTTAAGTGCGACTGAAGAAGCGAAGGCGGTAGCGCAGGCGTTAGGTAATGATCAACGCCCTCGCTGGTTCTCTTTTACGCTGCAGGATGCTGATGAAAGCAGCCAGCTTCCTTGTGCCCTGCGTTCTGGGGAAACAATCGAGAGTGCCGTGGACACGGTAGTAGCTGCAGGCGGTGAAGCGCTGCTATTTAACTGCAGCCAGGCTGAGGTGATGGAAGAAGCAATACGGCGTGCCCGTGCTGCGGTAGACGCCAAGGGCGCTGAGCTGCGCCTTGGGGTTTATGCCAATAGCTTTGTACCGCAGAGCAACCGTATTGCGGCCAATTCAGGTGTCAGCGACATGCGCGATGACCTTGGGGCAGAAGCCTATGCGGAGTTCGCTCAGCGTTGGCAAGCGGCAGGGGCTACGATGATTGGCGGTTGCTGTGGCATTGGTCCTGAGCATATCGAAGCGCTCGTGCGTATCGCACGTAGCCAAGCGTAA
- a CDS encoding ABC transporter substrate-binding protein: MSKVNKEASVPPLKGVTRRQFLQQTAALSVSASALGGLLLPGSVSADTALTPQRGGHLILAIDNASSSDRLDPAYYFEQYMYHIGRQLFNTLTELNDDGSLAPGLAESWDTTDATQWVFTLRQGVTFHNGKTLTADDVVYSLNHHRAEDSPSAVKGYMEQISEITALSSNEVQITLTAPNMDLPFLLGEVNFAITPADADFDQGIGTGPFVLERFEPGVRTLVKRNENYWKSDRAFVDSVETRAFNDASARVAALISGSVHFVNRVTPSIVSRLESASSVRINRNVGNFQVTFPGLADRAPFDNLDVRQAMKFALDREQLLNLLVQGYGQVGNDSPLFPSNPYFTNDLPGHAFDPDKALYHWRKAGLDRAIRLSAADGATFEGAVSAAELYQQSAKRAGIPLEVNRVPADGYWSEVWRQHEFCASGWSSRPTADTYLSMVNISNAPWNEARWANEQLDQLIIAARGEQDETQRRQMYHDIQLLYQQEGSTVAPLYMDSISANRANVHGYIDVPGEVATRSVEKMWLAS, from the coding sequence ATGTCTAAAGTGAATAAAGAAGCCTCAGTGCCACCACTGAAAGGGGTAACGCGGCGCCAGTTTTTACAACAAACGGCAGCGCTTTCAGTATCTGCAAGCGCCTTAGGCGGCTTACTGCTTCCTGGCAGTGTGAGCGCAGATACTGCCCTGACACCCCAGCGTGGTGGGCATTTGATTCTGGCCATAGACAATGCTTCAAGTAGTGACCGCTTAGATCCTGCCTACTATTTTGAGCAGTACATGTATCACATAGGCCGTCAGCTGTTTAATACGTTGACCGAGCTAAACGATGATGGGTCGCTGGCTCCAGGCTTAGCTGAGTCATGGGATACCACGGATGCCACGCAATGGGTATTTACGCTACGCCAGGGCGTAACATTCCATAACGGTAAAACACTAACTGCTGATGACGTGGTGTATTCGTTAAACCATCACCGTGCGGAAGATTCGCCTTCGGCGGTGAAGGGGTACATGGAGCAGATTAGCGAGATTACTGCGCTTAGCAGTAATGAGGTGCAAATTACGCTGACCGCACCCAACATGGATCTGCCGTTTTTGCTGGGCGAGGTGAATTTTGCGATTACTCCCGCCGACGCTGACTTCGACCAGGGCATCGGTACCGGCCCGTTCGTGCTAGAGCGCTTTGAGCCAGGGGTGCGCACCTTGGTGAAGCGTAACGAGAACTACTGGAAGAGTGATCGTGCCTTTGTCGATAGCGTTGAAACCCGCGCATTCAACGATGCCAGTGCTCGGGTTGCGGCACTTATCAGCGGCTCGGTGCACTTCGTCAACCGAGTAACGCCCAGCATTGTGAGTCGCTTGGAAAGTGCATCCTCGGTACGTATCAACCGTAATGTGGGCAACTTTCAGGTGACATTCCCTGGCCTTGCTGACCGTGCGCCGTTTGATAATCTAGATGTGCGCCAGGCAATGAAGTTTGCCCTGGACCGTGAGCAACTGCTAAACCTGTTGGTGCAGGGCTATGGGCAGGTTGGCAACGACTCGCCACTATTCCCCAGCAACCCTTATTTCACCAATGACCTGCCCGGTCATGCCTTTGATCCGGATAAAGCGCTTTATCACTGGCGTAAGGCGGGGCTGGACCGAGCTATTCGGCTTAGTGCAGCTGATGGCGCGACCTTTGAAGGGGCGGTATCGGCAGCAGAGCTCTACCAGCAGTCGGCCAAACGGGCGGGCATTCCGTTGGAAGTTAATCGTGTGCCTGCGGATGGCTATTGGTCGGAAGTGTGGCGCCAGCATGAGTTTTGCGCCTCGGGCTGGTCGAGCCGTCCCACCGCCGACACTTACCTGTCCATGGTGAATATTTCGAATGCCCCCTGGAATGAAGCGCGCTGGGCCAATGAACAGCTGGACCAGTTAATTATCGCGGCGCGCGGCGAGCAGGACGAAACCCAGCGTCGGCAGATGTACCATGATATTCAGCTGTTGTACCAGCAGGAAGGCAGCACTGTCGCACCGTTGTATATGGATTCAATTTCGGCGAATCGGGCAAATGTGCATGGCTACATCGATGTGCCAGGAGAAGTGGCTACCCGCTCAGTTGAAAAGATGTGGCTAGCTAGCTGA
- a CDS encoding substrate-binding domain-containing protein, producing the protein MKNAIACIAVGAAGLITSGALTAADEFITLASTTSTENSGLFDAIIPAFTAETGIAVRVIAVGTGQAFEIARRGDVDSLLVHDTLGEQQFVANGYASERLEVMYNDFVIVGPSDDPAGITESSSVTDAFARIAQSKSPFASRGDDSGTHRAERRLWEDAGITPQGEWHRELGSGMGATLNTAAGMNAYSFTDRATWVAFQNPQDLTLLFEGDNALFNQYGSLLLSEQQHPHLKHDLATQWHQWLVSEAGQQAIADFTVNDQQLFFPNAKHSE; encoded by the coding sequence ATGAAAAACGCAATCGCATGCATAGCAGTTGGTGCGGCAGGGTTAATCACAAGCGGCGCTCTGACGGCAGCCGATGAGTTCATCACCCTGGCCTCGACCACCTCTACCGAAAACTCTGGCCTGTTTGACGCTATTATTCCGGCGTTTACCGCAGAGACAGGGATTGCAGTGCGTGTGATCGCGGTAGGCACCGGCCAAGCATTTGAAATTGCTCGACGTGGCGATGTTGACAGCTTGCTGGTACACGACACCCTAGGTGAACAGCAGTTTGTTGCCAATGGCTATGCCAGCGAGCGCCTAGAGGTCATGTATAACGATTTTGTCATTGTGGGGCCAAGCGACGACCCGGCAGGAATAACAGAGAGCAGCAGCGTGACCGATGCATTTGCACGTATCGCGCAAAGTAAGTCACCCTTTGCATCACGGGGCGATGATAGCGGCACTCATCGTGCCGAACGGCGCCTCTGGGAGGACGCAGGCATTACCCCCCAAGGAGAGTGGCACCGCGAGCTAGGCAGCGGCATGGGGGCAACGCTCAATACAGCTGCAGGCATGAATGCCTACAGCTTTACTGACCGCGCTACCTGGGTAGCCTTTCAAAACCCACAAGACTTAACGCTGCTATTTGAAGGCGATAACGCCCTATTTAACCAGTACGGCAGCCTACTGCTTTCAGAGCAGCAGCATCCCCACCTGAAACACGATTTAGCAACCCAATGGCATCAGTGGCTAGTCTCTGAAGCGGGTCAGCAAGCGATTGCCGATTTCACCGTTAACGACCAGCAGTTATTCTTCCCTAACGCTAAGCATAGCGAGTAA
- a CDS encoding ATP-binding cassette domain-containing protein produces the protein MSAPPGSPALPSTNVSSTTVPPSTMASPIMPIATSSVPTLCIDQASFEHRGNRLLAPTTLSLSGCQRTLIMGPNGAGKSLLMRLAHGLLRPSSGRIVWEGQVPVQAMVFQRPVLLRRSALDNLTYALAVRQTPRHQRKALALQALEKFGLAALAKRPARVLSGGEQQRLTLARAWLLDPQVLFLDEPTSALDPAAIKAVEDAVLEFHRSGTRIVMTTHDLHQARRLANDVVFMHNGALLEHTPAETFFSAPTSSEAGAFIRGELVW, from the coding sequence ATGAGCGCGCCTCCTGGATCTCCTGCTCTGCCCTCTACTAACGTGTCCTCTACTACCGTGCCACCTTCTACCATGGCATCTCCTATTATGCCGATAGCTACCTCTAGCGTACCAACACTCTGCATTGACCAGGCTAGCTTTGAACACCGCGGCAATCGGCTATTGGCCCCCACTACACTGTCCCTTTCAGGCTGCCAGCGCACGCTCATTATGGGCCCTAACGGCGCGGGTAAAAGCCTGTTAATGCGCTTGGCTCACGGCTTGTTACGACCTAGTAGTGGCCGAATCGTGTGGGAAGGCCAAGTACCAGTACAAGCGATGGTATTTCAGCGCCCAGTGCTGCTGCGCCGCTCGGCCCTGGATAACCTAACTTATGCTTTGGCAGTGCGTCAGACACCCCGCCACCAGCGCAAAGCCCTGGCCCTGCAAGCGCTGGAAAAGTTTGGCTTGGCAGCACTTGCCAAGCGGCCAGCCCGGGTACTTTCTGGTGGTGAACAGCAGCGCCTTACGCTGGCCCGCGCCTGGCTGCTTGATCCACAGGTACTGTTTTTAGATGAACCGACGTCAGCACTAGACCCGGCTGCGATCAAAGCCGTTGAAGATGCAGTGCTTGAGTTTCATCGCAGTGGCACACGCATCGTCATGACTACCCACGACCTTCACCAAGCGCGCCGATTAGCCAATGACGTAGTATTTATGCATAACGGCGCGTTGCTCGAACACACTCCCGCCGAGACCTTTTTTTCCGCTCCCACCTCAAGTGAGGCAGGGGCTTTTATTCGCGGTGAACTGGTTTGGTAA